GCCATGATTCCCGCACTCGACGCCGGGGCTCTCGTCTTCCCCCCGTTCGCGGCGTACGCGACCGCCGCGGCCGTCCTCGCCTGGGGCCGAAAGCCGCGCGCCCGCGAGGCGGCGAGCCTGGCCGGCGCCGCGCTGGCCGTCGCTTCCCTCGCGCCGTGGGTTCCACGAGTCGCCGCGGGCGAGCGACCCGAGGTCGTTCTCCTCCGGGTTTTTTCGGGTGCGAGCTTCGCCTTGCGGGCGGACCCCTACGGGCTCGTGTTCGCGCTCGTCGCCTCCTCGCTCTGGTTCGCGACGACGGTCTACTCCATCGGCTACATGCGCGGCCTCCGGGAACACGCGCAAACCCGCTACTACGCGAGCTTCGCGGCTGCGGTGGGATCCGCCCTCGGCGTGGCACTCGCCGCGAACCTGCTCACCCTCTACGTGTTCTACGAAGCCCTCACGCTCGCCACCTACCCGCTCGTCGTCCACAAGGAATCCGCCGAGGCTCTCCGCGCGGGCCGCAAGTACCTCGCCTATACGCTCACGGCAGGGCTCCTCCTCCTCGCCGGAACGGTGGCCCTTTACTGGACCACGGGCACGCTCGAGTTCCGGCCGGGCGGAATCGGCGCACTCGAGTCGGCTCCGAGAACCGGGGTGCGAGTGCTCTTCTGGCTGCTCGTCGCGGGCTTCGGCGTGAAAGCGGCTCTCGTGCCGCTCCACGGATGGCTCCCCACCGCCATGATCGCGCCGACCCCGGTGAGCGCCCTCCTCCACGCCGTGGCGGTCGTGAAGGCCGGCGTTTTCGGTTGCGTCCGGATGGTGGCCTTCGTCTTCGGGCCCTCGCTTCTTTCGGAAAGCGGCGACGCGGCCGTCTTGTGCGGGATCGCGTCGGTGACGATCCTCGCCGGCTCGCTTCTCGCCCTCGTGCAGGACAACCTCAAGCGGCGGCTCGCGTTCTCGACGGTAAGCCAGCTTTCCTACATCGTTCTCGGGGCGGCGCTGCTGACTCCGTCGGGCTGGCTCGGCTCCGGATTCCATCTCGTGAACCACGCCTTTCTCAAGATCACGCTCTTTTTCTGTGCGGGCGCCATTTACGTGGAGACGGGATACGAGCGCGTGAGCGAGCTCGGGGGGATCGGCCGGCGGATGCCCCTCACCATGCTGGCCTTCGCCCTGGCGTCGCTCGGGCTCGCGGGAATCCCACCCATGGGTGCTTTCTGGAGCAAGTGGTATCTCTGCCTCGGGTCCCTCGAAGCCCACGAGATCGTCTTCGCGCTCGTGCTCGTGGCGAGCGGACTCCTGAACCTCGCTTACTTCGTGCCGATCGTCTACGTGGCGTTTTTCGGCCGGCGCGGAACCGCCGCCACCCCGACCGAGGCCCGACCGAGCCTTCTCTTCCCGTTGCTCGCGACGGCCGTCGTCTCCGTGCTCCTGGGGCTCTGGCCGGGGCTGGGATTCGGGCTTTTCGAACTCGTTCGCGCGGCTCTTCCGGTCCGATGACGAGGAAAGCGGTACTCCTCTTTTTTCTCGTAGCGCTCGTGGCCGCGAGCACCGTCTGGCCGGGGAACGAAACAGCCCACTTCGCCTGGGAGTCTCTGCCGGGATTCTACGCTTTCTACGGTTTTCTCGTCGCCTGGCTTCTCGGCGGAGTCGCCAAGGCTTTTCTGGCCCGGTGGCTCCAGCGGCCTCGCGAGGAGGGCGAGAGCCATGCCTGAAACTTTTCCACCCGGACTCGTTCTCGCCGCGGGCGCGGCGTTCTTGCCCTTTTTTCCGCGCCCGGTCCGGCGGTGGGTCGCCGTTCTGGCCCCGGCCCTGGCCTGGGTCGCCCTCTCGCGCCTGCCTTCGGGAGAAGCCTGGACGGCCGACTTCCTCGGCTACCGGATCGTCTGGCTCGACGTCGATAGGCTCGGCTGGCTTTTCGCCCTCGTTTTTCTCTGGATCGCGCTTCTCGGGGGCCTCTACGGCTGGCACCGCGAGAGGCTCGGCGAAGTGTTCTTCTCCCTCCTCTACGCTGCCGGCGGCGTCTCCGCGGTTCTTTGCGGGGATCTCCTGAGCCTTCTCGTCTCGTGGGAAGTGATGGCGGTCTCGTCCGCCTTTCTCGTTTTCTCTCGCGCTCGGCCGTCGGCCTGGGCCGCCGGTTTTCGGTATCTTCTCGTGCACGCGGCCGCCGGGGGATTCCTCCTCGTCGGCGTTCTCGCGCACGTGCTCGAGACAGGCTCGACCGAACTCGCCGTCTTTTCTCCGGCGAGCACGGGCGGCGCCTTTCTCCTCCTTTCGTTCTGCATCAACGCCGCCGTGCCCCCGCTCCACGCGTGGCTCCCGGATGCTTATCCCGAAGGCACGGTGTCGGGGAGCGTGTTCCTGAGCGCGCTCACGACGAAGACCGCGGTCTACTGTCTGCTGCGGTGCTTTCCGGGGTCGGAGCTTCTCGTCTGGGCGGGCGCCGTGATGGCGCTCTACGGGGTCGTCTTCGCCGTGCTCGAGAACGATACCCGGAGGCTCCTCTCCTACCACATCGTGAGCCAGGTGGGGTACATGGTCTGCGGGGTGGGACTCGGGACCCCGCTCGGCCTCAACGGGGCCGCGGCTCACGCGTTCTGCCACATTCTCTACAAGGGGCTGCTCTTCATGGGTGCCGGCGCCCTCCTCTACCGGACGGGACGCGAGCGGCTCACGGAGCTCGGCGGTCTCTTCGGCGCCATGCCGCTCACGTTCCTGCTTTACATGGTCGGTGCGTTCTCGATCTCGGGCGTGCCGCTTTTCAACGGTTTCGTCTCGAAGTCGATGGTCGTGGCCGCAGCCGCGGAGGAACACCGGGCCGCGATCGTCCTCCTCCTCCAGGCCGCGTCGGTCGGAACCTTCCTTTCGGTCGGTCTCAAGCTTCCCTACTTCGCGTGGTTCGGCCCGCGGAGGCTCGAAACGCCGCCGCGAGAAGCACCCCGGTCGATGCTTCTGGCCATGGGAGTGGCGGCCGGACTTTGCATCGGTCTCGGGCTCGACCCCGAGTGGCTCTACGAAAGGCTCCCCTTCCCGCCGGTCCACTACCACCCGTACACGGCCCCCCACGTCTTCGAGGCTCTCCTCCTGCTCGGCGCCACGGCGCTCGCCTTCGAGTCCTTGCGGGGGCGTCTCGCCCCGAAGGACACGGTGACCCTCGACACGGACGTCTTCTACCGCATCCCCGCACGCTGGCTCGCGGAGCGGGTCTCGCCCGCTCTCGAAGCCGCGAGCCGCGCGGTCGGGGAGATCCTCGCCCGGCTGGGCTCCGCGGTCTCGGAAGCCGTGAGGAACCCCGCTCTCTCCGCAGCTCGAATCGCCGGGATCGACCCCGGGCGACTTCCCGCGTTCGACCCGGAACGGCCCCGGATGCCGCTCGGAGTGTCGGCGGCTTGGCTGCTCGTGCTCTTCGGGATCCTCGGAGCCTGGCTCCTCGGTCTTTCCCTCTAGGTCAGCCGACCGAGGAACGCGCGCGCACGGGCTCGGCCACCCCGCGCGCCGCGGGGGCCGGGAGGAGTCGTAGGAGCGCGGGCAGCACGGTGATGGAAGCGAGGAGGTTGCAGCCGATCCCGATCGTCAGCAGGAGCCCCAGACTGAAAATCCCCCGGTGCTGCGCCACCATGAGGCTCCCGAACCCCACCATGGTGGTGAGCGAACTCAGAACCACCGCCTTGCCCGTGCTGAGCGCGATGACGGAAACCGCCGTCGAACCCTCCTCGAGGTGCCGGTGCACGATGTGGATTCCGTTGGAGATGCCGATCCCCACGATCAAGGGCAGGAGGATCAGGTTGGCGAGGTTGAAAGAAAGCCCGCTCGCGCGCATGAGTCCGAGGGTCCAGAGCCCCCCGATTCCCAGGGGAAGAAGCGCAAGGAGCGCGTAGCGAACGTCCCGGAAATCCAGGAGCACGAGGACGAGCGTCGCGACCAGGGCGTAGAGGCCGGCCTGCAGGTAGCCGTCCCGCATGCGCCTGGCACTCTCGTAGAAGGAAACGGCGCCGCCCGTGACTTTCGGGTCCACCGTTCTCAGTGCCGCGACGAACTCGGTGAGGCGGTCGTACTCCCAGATGTCTTCCGAGGGGAAGATCTGCACGAGAAATTTTCCCGTGCGGCCCACGAACCTCCGCCGGAGAAGCGGCGGCAGCGTCTCGAGGGTCACGGGTTCGGTCGAGGTGTTCTCGCGGAGGAACCGGACCTGATCGGCGAGCTCCGAGAAAAGCTCCCTCTCGAAGGACGCAAGTCGCGACGCCAGGACGGGCTCCGCGACCGTGTCCCAGGAACCCAGGACCCGTGCGAGCTCCGCCCGCACGGCGTCGAGTTCTTCTTCCGGCGGCTTGCGCGCCGGGTCCCAGCGGTCTTCCCTGTCCTCGCGGAGTTTGAACCGGACGGACTCGAGAAGCTTGCGCACGCGCCCGGGGTCGGGCCGCGAGCGGGGCTCCGGAGAGAACACCGGAAGGCGGGCGACCAGAGGACGCAACCGCTCGACCTCGCGGATGCGCGCCTCCTGGTCCGGAGGAATCAGGGAGGCGATGCTTTCGACCCGCGAGACCTCGGGAAGCCTCTCGTAGCGCTCTTCGAGCCGGCGCGCCTCTTCGATCGTCGACACGACGCTCACGGCGTACTGACTCGAGCGACCGGCTCGCTCGAGAATCTTGCGCTCCCACTCGACCGACTCCGTGCCGGGTGCCTGGAGCCGGAGAAGGTTGAAGTCCATCCGCACACCGGGAGCGCCCAGCGCCGAAAGCGCGCTCAGGGCGAGACCGGCCCAGAGAACCGTCCTCGGACGCCGGTAGAGTCGCTCGAGAACCGCGGGCCGCCAGGCGGCGAGTCGGGCGGGGAGGCGCAAGCGGCGGTCGAGCCAGCGGACGAGCCAGGCGGCTTTCCAGCGTTCGTAGAGGA
This Candidatus Binatia bacterium DNA region includes the following protein-coding sequences:
- a CDS encoding cation:proton antiporter, producing the protein MIPALDAGALVFPPFAAYATAAAVLAWGRKPRAREAASLAGAALAVASLAPWVPRVAAGERPEVVLLRVFSGASFALRADPYGLVFALVASSLWFATTVYSIGYMRGLREHAQTRYYASFAAAVGSALGVALAANLLTLYVFYEALTLATYPLVVHKESAEALRAGRKYLAYTLTAGLLLLAGTVALYWTTGTLEFRPGGIGALESAPRTGVRVLFWLLVAGFGVKAALVPLHGWLPTAMIAPTPVSALLHAVAVVKAGVFGCVRMVAFVFGPSLLSESGDAAVLCGIASVTILAGSLLALVQDNLKRRLAFSTVSQLSYIVLGAALLTPSGWLGSGFHLVNHAFLKITLFFCAGAIYVETGYERVSELGGIGRRMPLTMLAFALASLGLAGIPPMGAFWSKWYLCLGSLEAHEIVFALVLVASGLLNLAYFVPIVYVAFFGRRGTAATPTEARPSLLFPLLATAVVSVLLGLWPGLGFGLFELVRAALPVR
- a CDS encoding Na(+)/H(+) antiporter subunit D; the protein is MPETFPPGLVLAAGAAFLPFFPRPVRRWVAVLAPALAWVALSRLPSGEAWTADFLGYRIVWLDVDRLGWLFALVFLWIALLGGLYGWHRERLGEVFFSLLYAAGGVSAVLCGDLLSLLVSWEVMAVSSAFLVFSRARPSAWAAGFRYLLVHAAAGGFLLVGVLAHVLETGSTELAVFSPASTGGAFLLLSFCINAAVPPLHAWLPDAYPEGTVSGSVFLSALTTKTAVYCLLRCFPGSELLVWAGAVMALYGVVFAVLENDTRRLLSYHIVSQVGYMVCGVGLGTPLGLNGAAAHAFCHILYKGLLFMGAGALLYRTGRERLTELGGLFGAMPLTFLLYMVGAFSISGVPLFNGFVSKSMVVAAAAEEHRAAIVLLLQAASVGTFLSVGLKLPYFAWFGPRRLETPPREAPRSMLLAMGVAAGLCIGLGLDPEWLYERLPFPPVHYHPYTAPHVFEALLLLGATALAFESLRGRLAPKDTVTLDTDVFYRIPARWLAERVSPALEAASRAVGEILARLGSAVSEAVRNPALSAARIAGIDPGRLPAFDPERPRMPLGVSAAWLLVLFGILGAWLLGLSL